The following coding sequences lie in one Deinococcus detaillensis genomic window:
- the fni gene encoding type 2 isopentenyl-diphosphate Delta-isomerase has translation MSTLETRKLRHIEACLRPESQYQRVTTGLENVVWPYHALPELDLDAVDLSTTFLGKPLRAPLLIGAMTGGAEKAALINRHLAQAAQRLGVGLMLGSQRVMLEHPAALSSFEVRPFAPDVLLIGNLGAAQLLKGYGADQITRAIELIGADALAIHANPLQEALQLGGDTHWAGIAARLSEVVGAVPYPLLLKEVGHGLSAEVARMALGAGLAALDVAGAGGTSWARVEELVRCGEVRTLDLCEIGIPTAQALREVRAAAPQIPLIASGGIRTGLDAAKALMLGADVVAVARPLLEPALISAEAVEAWLEKFIHELRVALFVGGFKDVAAVSGKSAD, from the coding sequence GTGAGCACCCTCGAAACCCGCAAGCTGCGCCACATTGAGGCCTGCCTGCGCCCAGAGAGCCAGTATCAGCGGGTCACGACCGGACTAGAAAATGTGGTGTGGCCTTATCATGCGCTGCCGGAACTGGATTTGGACGCGGTTGATCTGTCCACCACCTTTTTGGGGAAGCCCCTGCGAGCGCCCCTGCTGATCGGCGCGATGACCGGTGGGGCCGAGAAAGCGGCGCTGATCAACCGGCATCTGGCACAGGCGGCACAGCGCCTCGGCGTGGGGCTGATGCTGGGCAGTCAGCGGGTGATGCTGGAACACCCCGCCGCACTGAGCAGCTTCGAAGTACGCCCGTTTGCCCCCGACGTCTTGCTGATCGGCAATTTGGGCGCGGCGCAACTCCTTAAGGGTTACGGCGCGGATCAGATCACGCGGGCCATTGAGCTGATCGGCGCGGACGCCTTGGCCATTCACGCCAACCCCCTGCAAGAAGCCCTGCAACTCGGCGGAGATACCCACTGGGCCGGAATCGCGGCGCGGCTGAGCGAGGTGGTGGGGGCCGTGCCGTATCCGCTGCTGCTCAAAGAAGTCGGGCACGGTCTGAGCGCCGAGGTGGCCCGAATGGCGCTGGGCGCAGGACTGGCGGCGCTGGATGTGGCGGGCGCGGGCGGCACCAGTTGGGCGAGGGTAGAAGAACTGGTGCGCTGCGGCGAGGTGCGCACGCTGGATTTGTGCGAGATCGGCATTCCAACGGCTCAGGCGCTGCGTGAAGTTCGCGCCGCCGCGCCGCAGATCCCGCTGATCGCTTCGGGCGGCATTCGCACCGGACTCGACGCCGCCAAGGCCCTGATGCTCGGCGCGGACGTGGTGGCAGTGGCGCGGCCTCTTCTGGAGCCTGCCCTCATCAGCGCCGAAGCGGTGGAGGCGTGGCTGGAGAAGTTCATTCACGAGTTGCGGGTGGCTTTGTTCGTGGGGGGCTTTAAGGACGTGGCGGCGGTGTCGGGCAAGTCAGCGGACTGA
- a CDS encoding nicotinamide mononucleotide transporter, with protein sequence MNAAVWPYWSWVLPILGVTALWASGSGKRWGWLVGFVGQLLWVAYALASRQYGFLLSALAFAAIYARNYLHWRGDIPARRLSGQPCLPAQSADLPDTAATSLKPPTNKATRNS encoded by the coding sequence GTGAATGCAGCTGTCTGGCCGTACTGGTCCTGGGTTTTGCCGATTTTGGGCGTCACGGCGCTGTGGGCCAGTGGCTCAGGCAAGCGCTGGGGCTGGTTGGTGGGCTTCGTCGGTCAACTGCTGTGGGTGGCGTACGCCCTTGCCAGCCGTCAGTACGGCTTTTTGCTGAGCGCCTTGGCTTTTGCCGCCATTTACGCCCGCAACTACTTGCACTGGCGCGGCGACATTCCCGCCCGGAGGCTGAGCGGCCAGCCCTGTTTGCCGGCTCAGTCCGCTGACTTGCCCGACACCGCCGCCACGTCCTTAAAGCCCCCCACGAACAAAGCCACCCGCAACTCGTGA
- a CDS encoding GNAT family N-acetyltransferase, whose amino-acid sequence MHTFTLQPATLETLPDLLALLHDRVDAATRLTALKERLASGQLTLKQTLLLRSERGVEGSIILPSNSRVPLIPTYRADTSPEAVTALARALHERAAPQQLLLLDGALAPLQPAPLEAAGWLLDDHQMVYETDLVACPSPPDPLAQMVDADRPDVRDLLGALGQAELKLAEGWTLIGLPDASGSLAALGAVGPSGRPGWASINLIGVQSQARGQGLGTRLHAHLLGVAAEQYSHHGGGTEADNHAMRRVFAKNGSRHTSTQMYFKKAQG is encoded by the coding sequence TTGCACACCTTCACCCTTCAGCCCGCCACCCTCGAGACGTTGCCGGATTTGCTGGCTCTGCTGCACGACCGAGTGGACGCCGCAACGCGGCTGACCGCTTTGAAAGAACGCCTCGCCAGTGGGCAGCTGACCCTGAAACAGACCTTGCTGCTGCGCTCGGAGCGCGGTGTGGAAGGCAGCATAATTCTGCCCAGCAATTCCCGCGTTCCCCTCATACCGACTTACCGGGCAGACACGTCGCCGGAAGCCGTGACTGCCCTAGCCCGCGCCCTTCATGAGCGGGCCGCCCCGCAGCAACTCCTTTTACTGGATGGTGCTCTCGCGCCGCTCCAACCGGCTCCGTTGGAGGCTGCCGGGTGGCTGCTGGACGATCATCAGATGGTCTACGAAACCGATTTGGTTGCCTGCCCCTCCCCGCCCGATCCGCTGGCGCAGATGGTGGACGCTGATCGCCCCGATGTCCGCGACTTGCTCGGCGCGTTGGGGCAAGCAGAGTTAAAGCTCGCTGAAGGCTGGACGCTGATTGGCCTACCGGACGCCAGCGGCTCACTGGCCGCCCTCGGCGCGGTGGGCCCAAGCGGACGCCCGGGCTGGGCCAGCATCAATTTGATCGGTGTTCAGTCTCAGGCGCGTGGGCAAGGTCTGGGAACACGATTGCATGCTCATCTGCTGGGCGTGGCGGCGGAGCAGTACAGCCATCATGGCGGCGGCACTGAAGCGGACAACCACGCTATGCGCCGCGTCTTCGCCAAGAACGGATCGCGCCACACCAGCACGCAGATGTATTTCAAAAAAGCGCAAGGCTGA
- a CDS encoding S41 family peptidase, whose protein sequence is MKAFYNSKGVLDHHRLKRNLNSPMGVYMQRKRIVFGITTVFFVGTVAFGQTPLSFGLRALSIIKTRALMSENVNWDAQRAELIRNSGKMKSDQDILPYLGEILLKLNDNHSFYILGHGKVNLYQLAMFYKVKVDSSGLVTVLDQRFPTGLKIGDRILNLGTTSGVTLDVQRAGADIQVRLPDLPLGNSSGFSVDDENGVASLKVPNQMDSRNLDTYYESGIAAIKNHGKSCAWVIDLRDNTGGNLYALIAALSPLLPNGELLSLQEKQGQPIAISIDDRGVDFGDNRAIEFKTRRYISTTQNISLIVNRNTKSAAEMMALIFKKLHHRLYGESTFGAIGYQTIIQLNQQTSLELVTGGALNESGQVQEGAVIPDEEDNSLQSVLAKMSQKGSCQK, encoded by the coding sequence ATGAAAGCTTTCTACAACTCTAAAGGCGTACTTGATCATCACCGCCTCAAACGAAATCTAAACAGTCCGATGGGAGTGTATATGCAGAGAAAGCGAATAGTATTTGGCATAACAACAGTGTTTTTCGTGGGTACAGTCGCTTTCGGTCAAACGCCACTTTCGTTTGGGCTGAGAGCACTGAGTATCATAAAGACTAGAGCGCTTATGTCTGAAAATGTGAATTGGGATGCTCAAAGAGCAGAGTTGATCAGAAATAGCGGAAAAATGAAAAGCGATCAGGATATTCTTCCATATTTGGGCGAGATACTGCTCAAACTCAATGATAATCACAGTTTCTATATTTTGGGTCACGGAAAGGTAAATTTATATCAACTGGCGATGTTTTATAAGGTAAAAGTAGATTCTTCAGGTTTGGTCACTGTATTAGACCAACGCTTTCCAACTGGTCTGAAAATTGGAGACAGAATCCTAAATCTCGGAACGACCTCTGGCGTGACTTTGGATGTCCAGCGAGCGGGTGCAGATATTCAGGTTCGACTCCCCGATCTACCGTTGGGTAATAGTAGTGGGTTTTCTGTAGATGACGAGAATGGAGTAGCCTCTCTGAAAGTACCCAATCAAATGGATAGTCGTAACTTGGACACTTATTATGAGTCTGGAATAGCTGCTATTAAAAATCACGGCAAATCCTGCGCCTGGGTGATTGATTTGAGAGATAACACGGGCGGCAATCTCTATGCGCTCATTGCGGCGCTTTCGCCACTCTTGCCAAATGGTGAGCTTTTATCACTGCAGGAAAAACAGGGACAACCTATAGCAATCAGTATTGATGATAGGGGAGTTGACTTCGGTGATAACAGAGCTATTGAGTTCAAAACCCGGCGATATATTTCCACGACTCAAAACATTTCATTGATCGTCAACAGAAATACCAAGAGTGCTGCCGAGATGATGGCGCTGATCTTCAAAAAATTGCATCACCGACTCTATGGAGAATCAACTTTTGGAGCGATAGGCTACCAAACAATCATTCAGCTCAATCAGCAGACTTCTTTGGAGTTGGTGACTGGCGGAGCGCTCAACGAGAGCGGACAGGTACAGGAAGGGGCTGTGATTCCCGATGAAGAAGACAACTCTCTCCAGAGCGTTCTAGCTAAAATGAGCCAAAAGGGAAGCTGCCAAAAGTAG
- a CDS encoding DNA glycosylase AlkZ-like family protein, with the protein MVLTSAQLRAAALGTLAAQPSLQAALDRMGFLQADPIRAPARAQDLALMQRVSGYRAGDLERLYPALDAEEDMLPNYGFVPRRVQALLHPRRVGALKIETQAPGLLAEVLAFVEAHPSAEVHPREVQAAFGPVRVGNAWGGQSSASTRALDGLHYQGLLRISRRISGVRLYSPAPHLAELRAAPPQTESERARAVVRLLAQLYGPLPQASLSYLLSLSGYGLPHLRSELRAALKSALDEELSSASIDGLKYVWLAGTDLEACVPSGVRMVGPFDPLVWDRRRFAHLHGWIYKLEAYTPPAKRVLGYYALPLFWNERAVGWANLKVEQGELKSELHFVSGVRQTAALKRGVAAELERYESFLQL; encoded by the coding sequence ATGGTCTTAACCTCCGCTCAGCTCCGCGCTGCTGCTTTGGGCACGCTGGCCGCGCAGCCGAGCCTTCAGGCGGCACTTGACCGGATGGGCTTTTTGCAGGCCGACCCAATCCGTGCTCCTGCCCGTGCTCAAGACTTGGCGCTGATGCAGCGGGTTTCGGGCTACCGAGCGGGCGATTTGGAGCGGCTTTATCCTGCGCTAGACGCTGAGGAAGATATGCTGCCCAATTACGGTTTCGTGCCGAGGCGGGTGCAGGCGCTACTGCATCCGCGCCGAGTGGGGGCGCTCAAAATAGAAACGCAAGCGCCGGGCCTGCTGGCCGAGGTGTTGGCGTTCGTGGAGGCGCACCCCAGCGCTGAAGTGCATCCCCGAGAAGTGCAGGCGGCGTTCGGACCGGTGCGGGTCGGCAACGCTTGGGGCGGCCAGAGCAGTGCCAGCACCCGCGCCCTCGACGGCCTGCACTATCAGGGCCTGCTGAGAATCTCGCGGCGAATCAGCGGCGTGCGGCTCTATAGCCCCGCGCCGCATCTGGCTGAGCTGCGGGCCGCGCCCCCCCAAACCGAGAGCGAGCGTGCCCGCGCTGTCGTTCGTTTGCTGGCGCAGCTCTACGGGCCACTGCCGCAGGCTAGTCTCAGCTATTTACTCAGTCTCAGCGGTTACGGCCTGCCGCACCTGCGAAGCGAACTGCGGGCGGCACTCAAATCGGCTCTGGATGAAGAACTGAGCAGCGCCAGCATCGACGGCCTCAAGTACGTCTGGCTTGCCGGCACGGATTTAGAAGCGTGCGTGCCCAGCGGCGTGCGAATGGTCGGTCCGTTTGATCCGTTGGTGTGGGATCGCCGCCGCTTTGCTCACCTTCACGGCTGGATCTACAAGCTTGAAGCCTACACGCCGCCGGCCAAACGGGTGCTGGGCTACTACGCTCTGCCGCTGTTTTGGAATGAGCGGGCGGTGGGCTGGGCTAACCTCAAGGTGGAGCAGGGCGAACTGAAAAGCGAACTCCATTTCGTGAGCGGCGTGCGGCAAACGGCGGCGCTGAAAAGGGGAGTGGCGGCGGAGTTGGAGCGCTATGAAAGCTTTCTACAACTCTAA
- a CDS encoding monothiol bacilliredoxin BrxC family protein, which produces MTQTDQTQAAQAQVLVALTTPEEVDTFLAQYPQAAVFKAGTCHKTMQGFGVLETYLAKHDLPVGFIRVVDWRPASNHVADLSGIQHQSPQFILFDQAKPTFEVNNWEISPEQLGPVFESKVPKRDGAVAVAEGNVAPYKHLMQDYVDGKLPDWQFQERYVNMFRDDASLRSQREFELLSKLFGDPDAYHGGLHQLGEPQARGDLKARVQELLSQL; this is translated from the coding sequence ATGACTCAAACCGATCAAACTCAAGCTGCTCAAGCCCAAGTGTTGGTGGCGCTGACCACCCCCGAAGAAGTCGACACCTTTCTGGCGCAGTATCCACAGGCCGCCGTTTTCAAGGCCGGAACCTGCCACAAGACCATGCAGGGCTTTGGCGTCTTAGAAACTTACCTCGCCAAGCACGACCTTCCGGTGGGCTTTATTCGGGTGGTGGACTGGCGTCCGGCCAGCAACCATGTGGCCGACCTCAGCGGCATTCAGCACCAATCGCCGCAGTTTATTTTGTTTGACCAAGCCAAACCCACCTTTGAAGTCAATAATTGGGAAATCAGCCCTGAGCAACTCGGGCCGGTTTTCGAAAGCAAGGTTCCCAAGCGTGACGGCGCGGTGGCAGTGGCCGAGGGAAATGTCGCGCCTTACAAGCACTTGATGCAGGACTACGTGGACGGCAAGTTGCCTGACTGGCAATTTCAGGAGCGCTACGTCAACATGTTCCGCGACGACGCCAGCCTGCGCAGCCAGCGCGAATTTGAACTGCTCTCCAAGCTGTTCGGAGACCCCGACGCTTATCACGGCGGCCTGCACCAACTCGGCGAGCCGCAGGCCAGAGGCGATCTTAAGGCCCGTGTTCAGGAATTGCTGAGCCAGCTTTAA
- the hslO gene encoding Hsp33 family molecular chaperone HslO gives MQDSQNIGSYILRGTAAGGTLRVVAIDATQIVEEARVRHHLSKTATAALGRALSASALLAIILGKKVDSRVNLRIQGDGPLGWLVAEGSADGSVRGYVREPEADLPLRESDGKLDVSGLVGTKGELAVTRLLDSAEPWTGSVQLISGEIAEDVAYYLASSEQIPSAVQLGVYEEGGRVARAGGLIVQAMPGVSDETLQALEQNIAAMGSFTDNLRLVSLLEVMEKATAGLNLVAAPQAQAARFQCRCSRERAVASLAFFDMSERQNMIEDGGQEVVCHWCNEHYHFSVSEIAALDAAEVHARA, from the coding sequence ATGCAAGATTCCCAGAATATAGGCTCGTACATTCTGCGCGGCACGGCGGCGGGCGGCACGCTGCGGGTGGTGGCCATTGACGCCACTCAAATCGTGGAAGAAGCCCGCGTGCGCCACCACCTCAGCAAAACGGCGACGGCGGCGCTGGGCCGCGCCCTGAGCGCGTCGGCGCTGCTGGCCATCATTCTGGGCAAAAAAGTAGACAGCCGGGTCAACCTCCGCATTCAGGGCGACGGGCCGCTGGGCTGGCTGGTGGCCGAGGGCAGCGCCGACGGTTCGGTGCGCGGCTACGTGCGCGAGCCGGAAGCCGATCTGCCGCTGCGGGAGAGCGACGGCAAATTGGATGTCAGCGGTTTGGTCGGCACCAAAGGCGAACTGGCCGTCACCCGCCTCCTCGACAGTGCCGAGCCGTGGACAGGCAGCGTGCAGCTCATCAGCGGCGAAATTGCCGAAGACGTGGCGTACTATCTGGCGTCCAGCGAACAAATTCCCAGCGCGGTGCAGCTCGGCGTCTACGAAGAAGGCGGGCGGGTGGCCAGAGCAGGCGGCCTGATTGTGCAGGCCATGCCGGGAGTGAGCGACGAAACTTTGCAGGCTTTAGAGCAAAACATCGCGGCGATGGGCAGTTTTACCGACAACCTGCGGCTCGTCTCGCTGTTGGAGGTCATGGAGAAGGCGACGGCGGGCCTGAATCTGGTGGCGGCTCCACAGGCCCAAGCCGCCCGCTTCCAGTGCCGCTGCTCACGCGAACGGGCAGTGGCGTCACTGGCCTTTTTCGATATGAGCGAGCGCCAAAACATGATCGAAGACGGTGGGCAAGAAGTGGTCTGTCACTGGTGCAACGAGCATTACCACTTTTCCGTCAGTGAAATCGCCGCGCTGGACGCCGCAGAAGTCCACGCGCGAGCTTAG
- the hpt gene encoding hypoxanthine phosphoribosyltransferase: MTVFQQKQLRPSDGPVQISEEQLMARVRELAAQIRQDYAGHNPHLICLLNGAFLFHADLVRLLDIPLTIDFMQTSSYGDAKQSSGEVKLVKDLSFPISGRHVLLVEDIIDTGSTMDYILRYLGERGPASLKVASLLSKPSRRKVEVPVDYLGFTIPDAFVFGYGLDRAQQDRNLSFITSQK; this comes from the coding sequence ATGACCGTGTTTCAACAAAAGCAGCTTCGGCCCAGTGACGGCCCCGTGCAGATCAGCGAAGAGCAGTTGATGGCCCGTGTACGCGAACTCGCCGCTCAAATTCGCCAAGACTACGCCGGACACAATCCGCACCTGATTTGTCTGCTCAACGGCGCGTTTCTCTTTCACGCCGACTTGGTGAGGCTGCTCGATATTCCGCTGACCATCGATTTTATGCAGACCAGCAGCTACGGCGACGCCAAGCAGAGTAGCGGCGAAGTCAAACTGGTCAAAGACCTCAGTTTCCCGATTTCGGGCCGCCATGTGCTGCTGGTCGAAGACATCATCGACACCGGCAGCACCATGGATTACATCCTGCGCTACCTCGGTGAGCGCGGCCCGGCGAGCCTGAAGGTCGCTTCGCTGCTGAGCAAACCCAGCCGCCGCAAAGTGGAAGTGCCGGTGGATTACCTCGGCTTTACCATCCCCGACGCCTTCGTGTTCGGCTACGGCCTAGACCGGGCGCAGCAAGACCGCAATTTGAGTTTCATCACCTCGCAGAAATAA
- the trpC gene encoding indole-3-glycerol phosphate synthase TrpC — protein MTPAHRFSPPSKAYTAPGVLGRIVSERTQDYAGASFTLGAARPRARRFHAALAAAGLQLIAEVKGASPSQGAIAKLDPAAAAQSYVRGGASCLSVLTEPRHFDGSAEALRQVVAALDNLAVKVPVLRKDFVIHPKMLEEAADWGASAALLMVSILGPDVGEYLQLAHHLGLDALVEVHDEAELEVALAAGAEIIGVNNRDLRTLKIDLHNSPRMIAHARAAGYEGLLVAESGYATPADISTIRRSADAVLVGSSLAGSGDLERAARAILQEPTPTQGEK, from the coding sequence ATGACGCCCGCTCACCGCTTTTCTCCTCCCTCCAAGGCCTACACCGCTCCCGGCGTACTGGGCCGCATCGTCTCGGAACGCACGCAAGATTACGCGGGCGCGTCCTTTACACTCGGCGCAGCCCGGCCACGCGCCCGGCGCTTTCACGCCGCTCTGGCAGCAGCGGGCCTGCAACTGATTGCTGAAGTCAAGGGAGCCAGCCCCAGTCAGGGCGCGATTGCCAAACTCGATCCGGCAGCGGCGGCCCAAAGCTACGTGCGCGGCGGAGCCAGCTGCCTCAGCGTACTGACCGAGCCGAGGCACTTTGACGGTTCAGCCGAGGCGCTGCGTCAAGTGGTGGCGGCGCTGGACAATTTGGCCGTGAAGGTGCCGGTGCTGCGAAAAGACTTCGTGATTCATCCCAAAATGCTGGAAGAAGCCGCCGATTGGGGCGCGTCCGCCGCCCTCTTAATGGTCAGCATCCTGGGGCCGGACGTGGGCGAGTACCTGCAACTGGCGCACCACTTGGGCCTGGACGCTTTGGTGGAAGTTCATGACGAGGCCGAGCTGGAAGTGGCGCTCGCAGCGGGCGCAGAGATCATCGGCGTCAACAACCGCGATTTGAGAACCCTCAAAATCGATTTGCACAACAGCCCCCGCATGATTGCCCACGCCCGCGCCGCCGGGTACGAAGGCTTGCTGGTGGCCGAAAGCGGTTACGCGACGCCCGCCGACATCAGCACCATTCGCCGCAGCGCTGACGCCGTGTTGGTGGGCAGCAGCTTGGCGGGCAGCGGGGATTTGGAGAGAGCGGCGCGGGCCATTTTGCAGGAACCAACACCAACCCAAGGAGAAAAATAA
- a CDS encoding SDR family NAD(P)-dependent oxidoreductase → MTDSSARAAGVLSKFRLDGKTAVVTGATRGIGRALARALAEAGANIVIVGRDEAAAREVEAELSELGTQTLVVMAEITERSEVERLLAATLERFGRADILVNNAGTCVHRPALDVTDDEWRQVMSVNVDALWITSQVFGRQMVAQGGGNIVNIGSISAQIVNRPQWQPGYNASKAAVHQLTKSLAAEWAPHNVRVNALAPGYVKTDMAPVDDPQFKQRWIDDAPQQRAALPEELGPAVVFLASEASSFMTGSVLVMDGGYTLF, encoded by the coding sequence ATGACCGATTCATCCGCCCGCGCTGCCGGTGTCCTCTCTAAGTTTCGCTTGGACGGCAAAACCGCCGTCGTCACCGGAGCCACGCGGGGCATTGGCCGCGCTCTGGCCCGCGCCCTGGCCGAAGCGGGAGCCAACATCGTGATCGTGGGGCGCGACGAAGCGGCAGCCCGCGAGGTGGAAGCCGAACTGAGCGAACTCGGCACCCAGACGCTGGTTGTTATGGCTGAGATCACCGAACGGAGCGAAGTGGAGCGCCTGCTGGCGGCCACGCTGGAGCGCTTTGGCCGCGCCGATATTTTGGTCAACAACGCTGGAACTTGCGTTCACCGCCCGGCGCTGGACGTGACCGACGACGAGTGGCGGCAGGTCATGAGCGTCAATGTGGACGCGCTGTGGATCACCTCGCAGGTATTCGGGCGGCAGATGGTGGCGCAGGGCGGCGGCAACATCGTCAACATCGGCTCGATCTCGGCGCAGATCGTCAACCGCCCACAGTGGCAACCCGGCTACAACGCGTCCAAAGCCGCCGTGCATCAGCTCACCAAGAGCCTCGCGGCCGAGTGGGCACCCCACAATGTGCGGGTCAATGCGCTGGCCCCCGGCTACGTCAAAACCGATATGGCTCCGGTGGACGATCCCCAGTTCAAGCAGCGCTGGATTGACGACGCGCCGCAGCAGCGGGCCGCCTTACCGGAAGAATTGGGGCCAGCGGTGGTGTTTTTGGCGAGTGAAGCGTCTTCGTTTATGACCGGCTCGGTGTTGGTGATGGACGGGGGCTATACGCTGTTTTGA
- the gatA gene encoding Asp-tRNA(Asn)/Glu-tRNA(Gln) amidotransferase subunit GatA, which produces MSSDLLPKTQLTAAQIAAAVQGGQSPQRFVQDARDRAEADVFGSLISVLSAEQVDAQAAEVSRRLEAGETLPLAGVPIVIKDNLNLIGTATTCGSRMLAGYVSPYTATAVQKVQRAGAVIVGKANMDEFAMGSSTETGAFGATQNPWDPSRVPGGTSGGSAAAVASGMVPLSLGSDTGGSVRQPAGFTGVYGFKPTYGRVSRYGLVAHASSLDQIGPFATSAQDLALMLDAISGHDPMDATSLDAAPHFAAALGADIKGLRVGVISESLGSNTAGVEAALKHMLDALKDLGAAVSEISLPTLQHAVAAYYLISTPEASSNLARYDGMVYGERVDAGDVNTSMSRARGQGFGREVKRRILIGTYALSSGYYDAYYSKAMKVRRLIADDFNRAFGQFDILITPTSPFPAFKRGEKVSDPVAMYAADVDTVAISLAGLPALSVPAGFETVDGKRLPLGIQLIAPALSDEKLLTVASALERSGAVKVELAPR; this is translated from the coding sequence ATGTCCTCCGATCTCCTCCCCAAAACCCAGCTCACCGCCGCCCAAATTGCCGCCGCCGTTCAGGGCGGTCAAAGTCCCCAGCGCTTTGTCCAAGACGCCCGCGACCGCGCTGAAGCGGATGTCTTCGGTTCGCTGATTAGCGTGCTGAGCGCCGAACAGGTAGACGCTCAAGCCGCCGAGGTGTCGCGCCGCTTAGAAGCTGGCGAAACCTTACCGCTGGCCGGCGTGCCCATCGTCATCAAAGACAATCTGAACCTGATCGGCACCGCCACCACCTGCGGCAGCCGGATGCTGGCGGGCTATGTCAGTCCTTACACCGCCACCGCCGTGCAAAAGGTGCAGCGGGCCGGGGCCGTCATCGTGGGCAAGGCCAACATGGACGAGTTTGCGATGGGGTCGAGTACCGAAACCGGCGCGTTTGGGGCCACCCAGAATCCCTGGGACCCCTCCCGCGTACCCGGCGGCACCTCCGGCGGCAGCGCGGCGGCGGTGGCTTCGGGTATGGTGCCGCTCTCACTCGGCTCAGATACCGGCGGCTCGGTGCGCCAGCCCGCCGGATTTACGGGCGTCTACGGCTTCAAGCCGACTTACGGGCGCGTCAGCCGCTACGGTTTGGTGGCGCACGCCAGCAGCCTCGATCAGATCGGGCCATTTGCTACCTCAGCCCAAGATTTGGCCCTGATGCTGGACGCCATCAGCGGACACGACCCGATGGACGCCACCAGCTTGGACGCCGCTCCCCACTTCGCGGCGGCACTCGGCGCAGATATTAAGGGTCTGCGGGTGGGGGTGATTAGCGAGTCGCTGGGCAGCAACACGGCGGGCGTGGAAGCGGCTTTGAAGCACATGCTGGACGCCCTCAAGGACTTGGGCGCGGCGGTCAGCGAAATCAGCTTGCCGACCCTCCAGCACGCGGTGGCCGCTTACTACCTAATCTCCACGCCGGAAGCCAGCAGCAATTTGGCCCGCTATGACGGCATGGTCTACGGAGAGCGGGTGGATGCGGGCGACGTGAACACGTCCATGAGTCGGGCGCGGGGACAGGGTTTCGGGCGCGAGGTCAAACGCCGTATTCTGATCGGCACCTACGCGCTCTCCAGCGGGTATTACGACGCTTATTACAGCAAAGCTATGAAAGTGCGCCGCCTGATCGCCGACGACTTCAACCGGGCCTTTGGACAGTTCGACATTCTGATCACGCCCACCAGCCCCTTTCCGGCCTTTAAGCGCGGCGAAAAAGTCAGCGATCCGGTGGCCATGTACGCCGCCGATGTGGATACGGTGGCGATCAGCTTGGCAGGGTTGCCCGCGCTGAGCGTGCCCGCCGGATTCGAGACGGTTGACGGCAAGCGCTTACCGCTGGGCATCCAACTGATCGCCCCCGCACTCAGCGACGAAAAACTGCTGACGGTGGCGAGCGCTTTGGAGCGCAGCGGAGCGGTGAAGGTGGAACTTGCTCCCCGCTGA